The genomic interval CGGGCGGGGGGTCGGACCCCGCCCGCGCTTCGAAGGAGGAGGGAGGGTCAGGGCAGGGGCTCGAAGCGCCCCTGGAAGAAGCGCAGGGCCGGGGGCTCGTAGACGAACTTGAGGCCCTTGATCTCGTTGCGCCGCTCGTAGAGCCGCGCGATGCCGTCGGCGACGGCGCGCATGTGCTCGTTGGAGTAGACGCGCCGCGGAATCGTGAGCCGGACGAGCTCGAGCGCGGGGCGGTAGTTCTTCCCGTTCTTGTCCCGTCCCTTCGAGACGTTGCCGCGCTCCATGACGCGGACGCCCGTCTCGAGGTAGATCTCGCAGGCGAGGCGCTGGGCCGGGTACTCGTCCTGGTCGACGTGCGGCAGGAAGCGCTTCACGTCGACGAAGACCGCGTGGCTCCCCGTGGGGGCGACGACCGGCACGCCGGCTTCGACGAGCCGGGCCGCGAGCCAGGCGGCCTGCTCGACGCGGGTGCGGATGTAGCGGTCGTCGAGCATCTCCTCGACGCCGCGGGCCATCGCGGCGAGGTCGGCCGCGGGGAGGCCGCCGTCGTGGACGCCCCCCTCGTAGATCCGGAGCTTCTCCTCGGCGAGGCGCGCCCACTCGGCGTTGTCCTTGAAGGCGAGGAGGCCGCCGATGTTGATGAGGAAGTCCTTCTTCCCGGACACCGTGCAGCCGTCGCCGTGGGCCATCATCTCGCGCACGATGTCGCGGATCCGCGTGTCCGCGTAGCGCGGGTCGCGCTTCTGGATGAAGTAGGCGTTCTCGACGGCGCGCGTCGCGTCGAAGAGGACCGGGATCCCCTTCGGGCGGCAGTAGGCGTAGACCTCGCGGAGGTTGTCCATCGAGACCGGCTGGCCGCCGGCCATGTTCACGGAAAGCTCGAAGGAGATGTAGGCGACCTTGGCGGCGCCGTGCTCCCGCACGATGGCGTCGAGCTTCTTCATGTCGATGTTCCCCTTCCAGGGGAACTCGCTCTCGGGCTGGTGCGCCTCGTCCACGATGATGTCGACGAAGATGCCGCCCGGCAGCTCCTGGTGGGCCTTCGTCGTGGTGAAGTACATGTTCCCCGGGACGTACTGGCCGGGCTTGATGAGCACCTCGCTCTGGATGTGCTCGGCCGCGCGCCCCTGGTGCGTCGGGAGGATGTACTGGTAGCCGTAGATCTCCCGCATCGCGTCGACGAAGCGGTGGTACGCCTCGCTCGTCGCGGGGGTGGCGTTCGCGCCGTCGTAGGCGGCCCACTGCTCGGTCGACATCGCCGTCGTGCCCGAGTCGGTCAGGAGGTCGATCGTCACGTCGGCCGAGCGGAGGAGGAACGTGTTCCACCCCGCCTCGCGGACCGCCTTCTCGCGCTGCTCGCGGGTCGTCATCCCGATCGGCTCGACGGTGTGGATGACGAACGGGTAGCAGTCGAACTCGTAGGTGGCGAGGTCGGCGTAGACCGACCGGAAGCGGAGCTGGTCGTTCCAGGGGCTGTCCGCCTCGACGTCGAGGGGGGCGACCTTCTCGCGCTGGCGGAAGAGCGAGATGACGGCGTCGG from Holophagales bacterium carries:
- a CDS encoding tryptophanase, encoding MTNWQLDQVADAVISLFRQREKVAPLDVEADSPWNDQLRFRSVYADLATYEFDCYPFVIHTVEPIGMTTREQREKAVREAGWNTFLLRSADVTIDLLTDSGTTAMSTEQWAAYDGANATPATSEAYHRFVDAMREIYGYQYILPTHQGRAAEHIQSEVLIKPGQYVPGNMYFTTTKAHQELPGGIFVDIIVDEAHQPESEFPWKGNIDMKKLDAIVREHGAAKVAYISFELSVNMAGGQPVSMDNLREVYAYCRPKGIPVLFDATRAVENAYFIQKRDPRYADTRIRDIVREMMAHGDGCTVSGKKDFLINIGGLLAFKDNAEWARLAEEKLRIYEGGVHDGGLPAADLAAMARGVEEMLDDRYIRTRVEQAAWLAARLVEAGVPVVAPTGSHAVFVDVKRFLPHVDQDEYPAQRLACEIYLETGVRVMERGNVSKGRDKNGKNYRPALELVRLTIPRRVYSNEHMRAVADGIARLYERRNEIKGLKFVYEPPALRFFQGRFEPLP